The Vitis riparia cultivar Riparia Gloire de Montpellier isolate 1030 chromosome 10, EGFV_Vit.rip_1.0, whole genome shotgun sequence genome includes a region encoding these proteins:
- the LOC117923706 gene encoding SH3 domain-containing protein 3 — protein MDALRKQASKFREQVAKQQQAVIKQFGGTGYESSDVMVIDEVEMQRHQQLEKLYRSTRAGKDFQKDIVRAGEAFTAIGYKQIETGTKLSEDCCRYGAENINDNILARAASIYGDGLKHIAKEQEDLTKLLSSQILDPLRAMVTGAPLEDARHLAQRYSRMRHEAETQAAEVSRRQARLREAPNPENAARLNIAEAKMKELKANMAVLGKEAAAALAAVEAQQQRLSFQRLVAMVEGERTYHQRIATVLGEVESEMVSEKQRKESAPPAIPSESHSEKTMYFLAEAMHAFSAASEKELSLNVGDYVVVRKVSHTGWSEGECKGKAGWFPSEYVEKRQRLPTSNVAAEVY, from the exons GCTGTTATAAAACAGTTCGGTGGGACTGGTTATGAAAGTTCAGATGTAATGGTTATAGATGAGGTCGAGATGCAGAGACATCAACAATTAGAGAAACTGTACAGGTCTACACGTGCAGGAAAG GATTTTCAGAAAGATATTGTTAGAGCAGGGGAAGCATTCACAGCCATAGGATATAAACAAATCGAAACAG GAACAAAGTTGTCTGAGGATTGCTGCAGATATGGTGCTGAAAACATCAATGATAACATTCTAGCTAGGGCTGCATCTATATATGGTGATGGTCTTAAACATATAGCAAAAGAGCAAGAAGACTTGACCAAACTGTTATCTTCACAG ATTTTAGATCCTTTGAGAGCAATGGTCACTGGTGCTCCTTTGGAAGATGCCCGTCATCTAGCTCAACGTTATAGCCGAATGAGACATGAAGCTGAGACACAG GCAGCTGAGGTTTCTAGAAGACAAGCTCGACTAAGGGAAGCTCCAAATCCAGAAAATGCTGCAAGGCTAAATATAGCAGAAGCTAAAATGAAGGAATTGAAAGCAAATATGGCAGTTTTGGGTAAAGAAGCAGCAGCTGCATTGGCTGCTGTTGAAGCACAACAGCAAAGGCTTAGTTTCCAGAGGCTTGTTGCAATG GTTGAGGGAGAAAGGACTTATCATCAGAGAATAGCTACCGTTCTTGGTGAAGTTGAATCTGAG ATGGTCTcggaaaaacaaaggaaagaatCTGCTCCTCCTGCCATTCCATCAGAGAGCCACTCAGAGAAGACGATGTACTTCTTGGCTGAA GCAATGCATGCTTTCAGTGCGGCATCAGAGAAGGAACTGAGCCTGAATGTGGGAGACTATGTCGTTGTCCGGAAG GTGAGCCATACAGGATGGTCAGAAGGAGAATGCAAAGGTAAAGCAGGCTGGTTTCCATCAGAGTACGTGGAGAAACGTCAAAGGCTTCCCACCAGTAATGTGGCTGCTGAAGTTTACTAA
- the LOC117923123 gene encoding ABC transporter B family member 9-like, producing MNGEGGETSKRDEISQQKVAFYRLFSFADGLDIVLMSVGTLGAIADGFTQPLMTLMMGRAIHSFATSDPSHVVHQVSKVSLMFLYLAAGSGFAAFIQSSSWRVTGARQANSIRSLYLKTILRQDIEFFDTETTAGEVIGRLSGDTILIEDAMGEKVGKFLQNMSTFVAGFTIAFLKGWRLVLVLLPTIPLVVIAGATMTMMMSKMSSHGQVAYAQAGAVVEETVGAIRTVASFTGEKHAIENYNKKLRVAYTSTVQQGLASGFAVGAVVVIVFSSYGLAIWYGSKLIIEKGYNGGTVVNVLLSLMVGGSSLGQASPCLSAFAAGQAAAYKMFETIKRKPKIDAYDTSGIVLEEIRGEIELKDVYFKYPSRPDVQIFGGFSLHIPSRTTAALVGQSGSGKSTVISLLERFYDPEAGEVLIDGVNLKKLNIRCIREKIGLVSQEPILFAGTIKENILYGKKDATNEEIRAAIELSNSARFINKMQRGLDTMVGEHGTQLSGGQKQRIAIARAILKNPRILLLDEATSALDAQSERIVQDALLNIMADRTTVVVAHRLTTIRNADVIAVVHQGKIVEQGTHVELIRDPNGAYSQLVRLQEGTNQAADAQKVDKICERENTQKRSRTRSLSYKSVSMDSSSSHHSYSLSFGLPVPIGMDEIEVGREETTQQGEAENEKSPKVSLRRLAYLNKPEVPVLLLGTIAAAVHGLVFPMFAFLLSTAIKIFYEPPHQLQKDSKFWALFFVGLGVLALIVGPLQNFLFGVAGGKLIERIRSLSFEKVVHQEITWFDHPGNSSGAVGARLSTDASTVRGLVGDALALLVQNLTTIIVGLIISFTANWILALIILGVMPLLGFEGFVQGKFLKGFSAEAKVMYEEASHIVNEAVGSIRTVASFCAEEKVMEMYEQKCEATVKQGIRIGLVSGIGFGLSALALHCTNALVFYIGAILVEHGKATFPQLFKVFFALTISAVGLSHASAMAPETTKAKDSAASIFQLLDSKPKIDSSIKEGTTLSTVKGDIELQHVSFKYPTRPDVQIFRDLCFSIPSGKAVALVGESGSGKSTVISLIERFYNPDSGAILLDGMEIHKFKLSWLRQQMGLVGQEPILFNETIRANIAYGKQGNASEAEIIAATRATNAHDFISALPQGYETTVGERGMQLSGGQKQRIAIARAIIKDPKILLLDEATSALDAESERVVQEALDRVMVHRTTVVVAHCLTTIRGVDMIAVVKNGVIAEMGRHDKLMKIADGAYASMVALHMSSSKGEEQE from the exons ATGAATGGAGAGGGAGGAGAAACCAGCAAAAGAGATGAGATCAGTCAGCAGAAGGTTGCATTCTACAGACTCTTCTCATTTGCAGATGGTTTGGACATAGTGTTGATGAGTGTTGGCACCTTGGGTGCAATCGCAGATGGGTTTACGCAGCCGCTCATGACGCTAATGATGGGCCGTGCCATCCACTCCTTTGCAACCTCGGATCCTTCTCATGTTGTTCATCAAGTATCAaag GTGAGCCTGATGTTCTTGTACTTGGCTGCTGGTTCGGGCTTCGCAGCATTCATAC AGTCTTCGAGTTGGAGGGTGACTGGAGCTAGACAGGCAAATAGCATCCGAAGTCTCTACTTGAAAACAATATTAAGACAGGACATTGAATTCTTTGACACTGAAACTACCGCTGGAGAGGTCATAGGGAGGTTGTCTGGAGACACTATTCTCATTGAGGATGCCATGGGGGAAAAG GTTGGAAAGTTCTTACAAAATATGTCAACTTTTGTTGCTGGTTTTACGATTGCCTTCTTAAAAGGGTGGCGACTCGTCCTAGTTTTGCTTCCAACAATTCCTCTTGTTGTCATTGCTGGAGCAACAATGACAATGATGATGTCAAAAATGTCGAGTCATGGACAAGTTGCATATGCACAAGCCGGAGCTGTAGTAGAAGAAACGGTAGGAGCCATCAGAACA GTGGCATCCTTCACTGGGGAGAAGCATGCCATAGAAAATTATAACAAGAAGCTCAGAGTGGCCTACACCTCTACTGTTCAACAAGGGCTGGCCTCAGGCTTTGCAGTTGGAGCGGTTGTGGTAATTGTCTTTAGCAGTTATGGGCTTGCCATATGGTATGGATCAAAACTGATCATAGAGAAGGGATACAATGGTGGAACTGTCGTCAACGTCTTGCTCTCTCTCATGGTTGGAGGATC GTCATTGGGCCAGGCATCCCCATGTCTAAGTGCTTTTGCAGCAGGGCAGGCAGCAGCATATAAGATGTTTGAGACAATCAAACGAAAACCAAAAATTGATGCCTATGATACAAGTGGGATTGTATTGGAAGAAATCAGGGGAGAAATTGAACTCAAAGATGTGTACTTCAAATACCCATCAAGGCCAGACGTGCAGATATTTGGTGGTTTCTCATTGCACATTCCAAGTAGAACAACTGCAGCTCTAGTTGGGCAGAGTGGAAGTGGGAAGTCAACAGTAATCAGCCTGTTGGAAAGATTCTATGATCCAGAAGCCGGTGAAGTACTGATAGATGGTGTTAATCTAAAGAAACTAAATATCAGATGTATAAGGGAGAAAATTGGGCTAGTCAGTCAGGAACCTATCTTGTTTGCAGGTACCATAAAGGAGAACATATTATATGGTAAGAAAGATGCAACCAATGAAGAGATCAGAGCAGCAATTGAGCTTTCTAATTCTGCAAGATTCATCAACAAGATGCAAAGG GGGCTGGACACAATGGTGGGTGAACATGGAACGCAGTTATCTGGAGGACAGAAGCAAAGAATTGCAATTGCAAGAGCCATTTTGAAGAATCCAAGAATCCTTCTCCTCGATGAAGCAACAAGCGCACTGGATGCTCAGTCAGAAAGAATTGTCCAAGATGCCCTATTAAACATCATGGCCGACCGGACAACTGTAGTCGTAGCTCATCGTTTAACAACTATCAGGAATGCAGATGTCATAGCAGTGGTGCATCAGGGGAAAATTGTGGAGCAAG GAACTCATGTGGAGTTGATCAGAGATCCCAATGGGGCTTACTCCCAGCTGGTTCGCCTCCAAGAAGGAACCAATCAAGCTGCAGATGCTCAAAAGGTggataaaatttgtgaaagagAGAATACCCAAAAGAGGTCCAGAACACGTAGTTTGTCCTATAAATCCGTGAGCATGGATTCATCAAGTAGCCACCACTCCTATTCACTTAGCTTTGGCCTCCCTGTTCCAATTGGTATGGATGAGATCGAAGTGGGCAGGGAGGAGACTACTCAACAAGGTGAGGCAGAAAATGAGAAAAGCCCTAAAGTTTCACTGAGACGATTGGCCTATCTGAACAAGCCTGAAGTCCCAGTTCTGCTGCTTGGAACCATTGCAGCTGCCGTACATGGTCTAGTCTTCCCCATGTTTGCATTCCTACTTTCAACagctattaaaattttctatgaacCACCCCACCAGCTACAAAAAGATTCCAAGTTTTGGGCACTCTTTTTTGTGGGTCTGGGTGTGCTGGCTCTGATAGTTGGTCCACTGCAAAATTTTCTCTTTGGAGTTGCAGGCGGTAAGTTGATAGAACGAATTCGTTCTTTGTCATTCGAAAAGGTTGTACATCAAGAAATCACTTGGTTTGATCACCCAGGAAATTCAAG TGGTGCAGTTGGTGCGAGGCTATCCACCGATGCTTCAACAGTGCGAGGTCTCGTGGGTGATGCATTGGCCCTACTTGTCCAGAACTTAACAACAATCATAGTAGGACTCATCATATCATTCACAGCAAACTGGATCTTGGCACTAATAATTCTAGGTGTGATGCCATTGCTAGGTTTTGAAGGATTCGTTCAGGGGAAATTTCTAAAGGGATTCAGTGCAGAAGCCAAG GTGATGTATGAAGAAGCAAGTCATATTGTCAATGAGGCTGTTGGCAGCATCAGAACTGTTGCATCATTTTGTGCAGAAGAGAAGGTGATGGAAATGTATGAACAAAAATGTGAGGCCACCGTGAAGCAGGGAATTAGGATAGGACTTGTGAGTGGTATAGGGTTTGGGTTATCTGCGCTTGCTCTCCACTGCACAAATGCGCTTGTTTTCTATATTGGAGCTATTCTTGTAGAACATGGGAAGGCGACTTTCCCACAACTTTTCAAG GTTTTCTTTGCTTTGACAATTTCAGCAGTTGGACTTTCCCACGCTAGTGCCATGGCTCCTGAAACCACCAAAGCTAAGGATTCAGCTGCTTCCATATTTCAACTTCTTGACAGCAAGCCCAAGATTGATTCAAGCATCAAGGAGGGCACAACCCTATCAACTGTGAAGGGTGACATTGAGTTGCAGCATGTCAGCTTCAAATATCCAACAAGGCCAGATGTTCAAATTTTCAGAGACTTGTGCTTCAGCATCCCCTCCGGGAAG GCTGTTGCTCTAGTTGGAGAGAGTGGAAGTGGGAAGTCAACAGTGATCAGCCTAATAGAGAGGTTCTATAATCCTGATTCAGGGGCTATATTGTTGGATGGAATGGAAATCCACAAGTTCAAACTAAGCTGGCTGAGACAACAGATGGGGTTGGTAGGTCAAGAGCCTATACTTTTCAATGAGACAATTCGAGCCAACATAGCTTATGGTAAACAGGGAAATGCTTCTGAAGCCGAGATCATTGCAGCCACAAGAGCCACAAATGCCCATGACTTCATATCTGCATTACCCCAGGGCTATGAAACCACAGTTGGGGAACGAGGGATGCAGTTGTCAGGAGGGCAGAAGCAGAGGATAGCCATTGCAAGGGCAATCATAAAGGACCCGAAGATCCTTTTGCTTGATGAGGCAACCAGTGCACTAGATGCAGAGTCAGAGCGTGTAGTACAAGAAGCATTAGATAGAGTGATGGTGCATAGAACAACTGTTGTCGTGGCTCACTGCCTTACCACCATCAGGGGAGTTGATATGATCGCAGTGGTGAAGAATGGTGTGATTGCCGAGATGGGAAGACATGATAAACTGATGAAGATAGCTGATGGGGCTTATGCATCAATGGTAGCACTTCACATGAGTTCATCCAAAGGGGAAGAGCAAGAGTAA